The nucleotide window TTTGTAGACAGAGCCCCTGATGTAGTAATGACATCTGAAGTAAAAGGTATACCAATAGCCATGTTCGCAGCATACGCACTTGGAGTCCCATTAGCAGTTTGTCGATTCAGAAATAGACCGAGTGACGGTGCTGCAGTTGCGGTTCACTATCCCACTGGGAATGGCGATGTGAGAACCATGTACATGGGGACAAGATTACTAACTACAGGTAGCCGAGTCCTAATTGTAGATGATTTTATGCGTGGTGGCAGTACAGCGGCCGGGATGTTGCTCATGGCAAAGCAATTTCGTGCAGAAGTGGTAGGAGTAGGCGTTTTTATTGCTTCACAAGAGCCAAAGAAAAAAGCTGTTCCTGAGTATTATTCATTGTTAACCTTGAAACAAGATAATGACAATGCAAGCTTGACAGTTACAGACAATAAGTTTAAAAAATAGGAAATAAGTTGACGTAATAGAAATTTTAGCGTAAAATTCTTCGCTGTAAGGACGGTAGGTTACTGATGATAATAAGAATTAACTTAAACGATTGTATAGGTTGTGGGGTCTGTTCTCACGTTTGTCCGGAGAATTTTGCTTTAGATGATGAAAAGGGACTCGCCTATGTTATCTCTCAGGACTACACTCCTTTAGTAAAAGAAGCAATTGACAGTTGTCCTGTCTCTGCGATAGCGTATAGTTAAAATACGGGCCTATAGCTCAATTGGCAGAGCTCCCGGCTCATAACCGGATGGTTTCAGGTTCAAGTCCTGGTGGGCCCACCACTAAAATGTAAAACCCGGCATAGCCGGGTTTTTTTATTTCATATTTTCGATAATTGTTGAAGCTGCTTTAATTAATTCGGCTTCCGTTGCATTTTTTGTTTCAAGGGTCAATGTTGATTTTAAATTAAGTTTGGTTACGATGCTAATTCCTGTCAAGGGATGATAGTTTACGGCTGCAGTATATACGGTGTAGTTTGTTTTGTGTGTGTTATTTGGAAATTGTTTTACATACAGTTTAACTATTTTGTAAGTAGCGCCACTGCCTATGGGACCATCGCTTGTAACAGCTGTAATCTCCTCATTGATGTCCCAACTCTTTACTCCGTTGCCATCGATT belongs to Synergistaceae bacterium and includes:
- the purR gene encoding pur operon repressor; the encoded protein is MRGQRTERLVRLASKFMLCPSKLVSLTQLANEFNVSKTVISDDVEVINSAMNAEGFGQMQVERGRSGGARFIPLCTKEYKTEILSEMAKELTNPDRNLPGGLIYYSDMIFNPERALPLGYAMESMFVDRAPDVVMTSEVKGIPIAMFAAYALGVPLAVCRFRNRPSDGAAVAVHYPTGNGDVRTMYMGTRLLTTGSRVLIVDDFMRGGSTAAGMLLMAKQFRAEVVGVGVFIASQEPKKKAVPEYYSLLTLKQDNDNASLTVTDNKFKK
- a CDS encoding ferredoxin, which encodes MIIRINLNDCIGCGVCSHVCPENFALDDEKGLAYVISQDYTPLVKEAIDSCPVSAIAYS